The genomic stretch ccatggcggcggtttcgctcggggagtggagtggggactggagtggagggacagatcccctccagtccccatttaatagcctccccggccaccgacaggtgggcccaagggagacgaggcgacaagCGCCCGGACACGagcggacgccgcgtgccatccgcggccacgcaaacctagcccacatttgggccgggtttgtgtcgttccggacgccgcggccgtccgcttttgcagtGCGTCCCTGCGTTGGACCgcttttttgtccggctcgacccatccggacgcgcgggcgcgggatgggtcgccctgttggagatgcccttatatccTTTCCTTTTCCTCAGACGAATCGACCACCCAAACGGCCAAAGCTAGTTTCCTGTTTACGAAACACATTATAGACATAGGCATTCGCAAATAACAACCTACATTTATCTCCAGGAACGCGTGCATACCTTACCCCTAATTTAGTGGGTCTTAAGAATGAATAAGTTACCATAGGTCATAGGTGCCTCGCTACtcggcgatgaagatctagtcgatgACGAGCTAGCGGTGAAGGGGCCACAGGTGAACACCGcgccttgacttcgttcttggcggatgatggcggcggctattggcgtcgttcccctgcgaaggcatcatctttgctggcctctccGTTTGCTCTTGCCCAGTTGGGGATTCGCGACTGTCGATGAAAACCGTGTCACGATTGACGGGCGATagcggcgttaagcgtcgcttccttcttgaaggcatcgtcgtcgcagtccgcgggtactcactcgtgctgctccgggggaaaccatagatccagccaggatcgacgatgacggcgctccctgcgtcgtgctacctcttggggcatcgtttttggagcagcggctggatggaggtggtttttggtggagtggtgttcatctaccacgttgttgTTGATGATTCTCAGtggcgtggagctgcggggtatcgaagacgggcgaggacTGCTGGACGCGTGCATGATGGTGGAGCTACctggtgttatggtgacatcgacggcaggcctgacacggtcaatgcgttgatctcacttggagatgggttcgagatagatggcggttgcgaactctgcgatgtgtgcaatggcacaccctcagggttttgctttttggatgatgtgcgtGTGCGTTGGTGTATCGTCAaggagtatggccttgttcatggtcacccacttcatcgtaggtatagcgagttgtcgctaggaaggaggCTTCAAATTGATCTTTGTATTTTCCTTGTAAGGCactgcgaataatttaataaagaaaaaagttgtgtgcatcctttggatgcagaggcaggggctatgctccttgatcgaaaaaaATAGGTGCCTTGCTACCGACAAAAATATCTCACCTCTCACTTAAGCATATTTCTCCTTTTAAACCCGaggtttaaactctggtgggaTAGGGTGTCACTACTCTCCTAAACATCCAACCGTAGGATGGTTCTTAACTGCCGAAGCTAGCTGGAACCTTAGACAAGATGGCGTTTAGTGGGAGGTGACGTTTTCGTCGATAGCGAGATGTATGTGGTGACTTCTCAATCCAAGACCCGTCGAATCAATTTTTTTAACGCaatctctcggaggtgctcatagaggtaagGTGTGCGAGGTGagtgttgcaaaaaaaaaaagatgatgtgGGCGTTATATTTCTTGCTTTTTGAGAAGATAAATTTCTTCTCGATCTGTTGAATTCTCTGAAGAACTTTCATTGAATGATGCCAAGAGGGCAGACAAGTTACTAGAAGAGATGGTGTAGCTTTCAACTTCCAAGCCAAAGTATGCGGTCAGGAGCGATGGTGCGCTTAATGTTGGTGCCTGTAAGATGCAACTCACAGTTGCTTGGCCTATTTTGTCTCATCAATCTAGTAAAGGATACATGTTGAATTGCTCGGTCTGTCTACAGGCTCAACGTAGGGATGCACATGAATAATTAGGCTGGGGCCTGCGGGAGATACCGGTCGAACCATTAGAGATCAAGAGTATCTTGCCTCGCTCGCTCAGTTTGACACGGTGCGTGCTCGATCTTGGCACAAGCACAAGCATAATCTGGAATGAAGTCACTGGTGTCTGGCAGATAGTAGGCCAGTGCTTCACAAAACAGACTGTTTCCATTACTCCTTATGAGTACATCTGGTTCAGCACAATGTTCTGTCAGATAAGTATCTTTCGACTACAAATTCTACTTCAGACCACTGAAAACAAAACCACAAAACAACAAGAAAGATGCTGCCATGTTTAAATATAAATACCGTAGAAATAATCCCCTCAACTTTATGAATTCAGTTGTTCTGCCAGTGGCATTTGCACTGCAGAATTTGCCATAACAAATAGCTATCACACTATACTCGGAGAATGAATATTAGGCAGTCACCACTTCTACACTATCACATTACCAAGAAGACGATGTTGCCCCTGGCATCGTGCTAGGAGCGAGGGGTGAAAACCCTCGCGCGGCTAGCAAGTCCTGCTTCATCCACCGCTGCTGCTGGATAGCGCCATGGTGGCGGACCCCGGTTCCAAAGGTGGTGACGGTTCATATCACCGGTAGCATGGAAGTACTGGAGTACTAGAGATCCTATAAAATCACTGGAGTACTAGAGTTCCTAGAAAATCATCAGTAATGGTAGAGGAGCCAGGAATCCATGATGACTGAGCTCAGGCAGATAGCAGCCGCAATATCTAAAAAGATACTAACAGGATTGGATGGCAAATAAACTGTCCAAACGTATCACCGTCTAATGCTGTGATCCTGCTTAACGTTCATCATTTCAGTTTCTTCCATAGAACAGCAGCAGTCTGTATCACAAATATCACAAGATCAGCCAGCAGTACAGCTACATGAGCTGAACAAACAAATGCTAACACACGATAAATGGATTTTTTCGCACATATGAAGAAAATTCACATACTGGGCCATTAAATAGTTTCAGGCTGCAGAATATACCTGACTAATCGAATGTCAAGACCACCAATAGGAAATCAAGAGCAGCAGCTAGCCTCTCTCAATCAGTTTGAGGCGGCGAAGCTGAATCTGACTCATGTACACAAATAATCCTGAAGGAAGCCACCAATGTCTGACAGGTAATAGTAGTAGTGCTCCACAAATCAATTTGTGAGTCTATGACTCCATATGAGTTCTCTTTTGACTGCAAATTCTACTTCAGACCATCTGCATCAGTAACCTGACCAAAAATCAACACATCACAAGAAAATATACTGCAATGTTTATATATGTATACTATGTTTATATATGTATATTAATACTGCAGCAATATAATCCCTCAAATTAACAAATTTCAGTTCTCCCGCCAGCGGCATTGGACTGCAAAGATTGCAATAACTAGTGTAAATCATAATAATTAGTAACACACCATTATTATATCTTAAAATAAAATAGCAATAACATTTGTACTCCGAGAAGGGATAACAGTAACCACTTCTACACCAAAAGATCACACTATTACATTACCAAAAAGAGGTGTTGCGGTTCGAACTTAATATAACCAGCCTAGATGATGATGGAAATGCTACCACTTGACGATGAATCAGCAGAATGACAACCATCTTCCTAGGCCCACACGGGGATAACAAGCCAAGCTCTCCTCATACACCATAGGAACAAGCGGCAGAATCTCGCTGTCCAATGCTGAATTATCCTCCGATGAAGTAAACTTGGATCGTTGAGGGACTCCTAGGTATGGCGCACTTGTGGCAAGCGGTAACTGATCTTGTGAATACAGACTCTGAATTGTTTGCTTGAGCGGATCATAGACACCTAGGTTTCTGCCAGTATTCAGCAGGATTCCCCCGTCTTTGGGATCAACAGCCAATGGCACCACAACATTTGTCACAAGAGAATAGTCAGGCGACGCTTCCAAACGAATCACCCATGCTCTGCCCCATATGCAACGCCCACGCTCTAGCCTCCATACGTCTAAGCTGTTTGTCACTGGATCTGCAAGAACAGCGCATAATGCTCCCTGAAGCTCTACCACAAATGCACTGCATGGGCTCCTCTTACTCCATACCGTGATGCACGAAGGGCAATGGATGGTATCGAACAGTCTCGTAGAGATATCGAAAGAGACGATGGCTCGTTCGTAGCTCCGACCCAGCCTTGGGTCACTCATCCAGTACAGCACACCTCCGACATAGGCGGGTGGCATGTCATTCACGGGCAGAGGCGGCAGCGGCACCAAGTATTCATGGGCAAGTTCCGCGGAGTTACACCACCGCAGCTCGCAAACCGACCTATATCCACGAGAATGGAAGTTCTTCTGGTGATAGACGATTTCAACAATAACATGCTCACGAGACAAAGGGTCGAAAGTCAGGCCAACATTCTTGCCGCTGACTGCAAATGCATGTTTTTCTGCCGCATTAATTCTTTGGCTTCCCAATGCTAGGTACATCTGCGGTCCTGGGTTACGATAGACCCTGTGGAAACCTGTGCCTGGGTTGTAGAGATAGTCATTTGTAGAGGTGCTCACTAGGTTCATCCCATGGCAAGGCTTGGAGCAAACCACCTTTGTATCAAGCAACGCACAATGATTAGAAGCATCACTAAGCCATGTATCCAAGGGAGCAAAACAGAAGGCTGATTGTCCAGTGCCCTTACCCACAAGCATGAGCTTTGGCCTTCTGCCTGTATTCTTATGCTCAAAGTATGACCGCATGAAGCTTTCACTCTTGATCAACCCGAGCCACTGCTTGCAGATCAATTTGGACTGTTCTACTGATTTAGCTGGGAGGCGGAGTAGGATCTGTTTTACCGCCTTAGACAGGGTAGACGACAAGGCTATCTCTTCATCTGTTTTATGTATTGGAGTAAGGCAGTCTTCAAATAAACCAAATCTTGAAGGAAGTGGTTTATCATAGATAAATTCATACACCAATGGGCTTGTCTCAGTGACAGAAAGAATGGTCTCCAGATCATGAGAACTGAGGTCGTAAGTGTGAACCTTTTTTTCAAACTTCTCGTGAACCTTGTGCTTGCAAGTAGTGATGATTAACTTCTTCCCTGATCTGCCACTGTCAATAAAACCAATAACTCTCACGGTCTGTGGCTCGCGTAATTCCCTCCCCATGGCGTGCCCTGATAAATCGATTCTGTGATCTAGCGACCAGTTGCCAGAGCTATATTCCAGCAGTCTCCAAATCTCCATAGTGCTACCATGAGGGTTACTGCGACGGTCTCGGACCAGACATAGCTGGTTATCCATCTCCACTAGGTGCCCCGCTGGTGGTGCCTGGTGAGCAAATGGCAGGTCGAATCCCGGTGCTGAGAATGGAGGATTTTGCCCAAAATCTGGTGACAGGAAGGGAGGTGATTGGACACATCTGAATGTCTCCTCCATGACAGAAAAGTATACGATGGCCCCTCTTGGCCGTTTGAAGAGAAGGTAAGGCTGAATCAACCAGTGCAGGAACCCTTTCGCAAACACAGGAGCTAACCTCTGTTCGACAGCGTTACACACGGCAGAGTCTGTAAATCTTCGCAACCCAAAGGGTACCCCTCCGGCAGCCGGCCTCCAGCAATCCCCATGGCTTCCTCCAGGCGTGTACACCTCACACCTGATCGTATCCTGCTCAGGGGACCGGTGTGCCCCATTGATCAACCTCACCACCTTGTGCTCCCTTGTGTGTGCATCAAATCCCAGTCCGGTACTAATCCTGTGTGGCGCCACCGTGGCAGAATGTGGCAGACGCGTCACTGCCCGTGTGGCCGCATTGCAGATGTAGTAAGCCTTGGCAAGAGCATCATACAGGAGGGTGAGGCCATGGCACGATGCAGGTGTCAACACTTCTACCCACTTCCCACGGGCATAGTCAAGGGTGAACAGAAGCTCGTCGTCTCTGGGGCCTTGCGCCAGCGAGCATGAGTACGCCGTCATGGTGCGGAACATTGCGGTGGGGGAGAAGTGCAGAAGCTTCAGTGGCACCCCCGCAGCCCTGGTGATCGCCCGGTGGAGTCTGCAGAACTCCTCGGAGGAGAGCAGCGTGGCCCAGGAGCGGCAGACGGCCCGGAAGCGGACAATGGATTTGATGGGAAGCCTCAGCAGCACCTCCGTCATGATGTCCTCTGCAACTGTCGCCCTGCGTACGGGTAGGGCGGCCTTCAG from Lolium rigidum isolate FL_2022 chromosome 4, APGP_CSIRO_Lrig_0.1, whole genome shotgun sequence encodes the following:
- the LOC124649662 gene encoding uncharacterized protein LOC124649662, encoding MMCSSEKKAAMPSSKRLKAALPVRRATVAEDIMTEVLLRLPIKSIVRFRAVCRSWATLLSSEEFCRLHRAITRAAGVPLKLLHFSPTAMFRTMTAYSCSLAQGPRDDELLFTLDYARGKWVEVLTPASCHGLTLLYDALAKAYYICNAATRAVTRLPHSATVAPHRISTGLGFDAHTREHKVVRLINGAHRSPEQDTIRCEVYTPGGSHGDCWRPAAGGVPFGLRRFTDSAVCNAVEQRLAPVFAKGFLHWLIQPYLLFKRPRGAIVYFSVMEETFRCVQSPPFLSPDFGQNPPFSAPGFDLPFAHQAPPAGHLVEMDNQLCLVRDRRSNPHGSTMEIWRLLEYSSGNWSLDHRIDLSGHAMGRELREPQTVRVIGFIDSGRSGKKLIITTCKHKVHEKFEKKVHTYDLSSHDLETILSVTETSPLVYEFIYDKPLPSRFGLFEDCLTPIHKTDEEIALSSTLSKAVKQILLRLPAKSVEQSKLICKQWLGLIKSESFMRSYFEHKNTGRRPKLMLVGKGTGQSAFCFAPLDTWLSDASNHCALLDTKVVCSKPCHGMNLVSTSTNDYLYNPGTGFHRVYRNPGPQMYLALGSQRINAAEKHAFAVSGKNVGLTFDPLSREHVIVEIVYHQKNFHSRGYRSVCELRWCNSAELAHEYLVPLPPLPVNDMPPAYVGGVLYWMSDPRLGRSYERAIVSFDISTRLFDTIHCPSCITVWSKRSPCSAFVVELQGALCAVLADPVTNSLDVWRLERGRCIWGRAWVIRLEASPDYSLVTNVVVPLAVDPKDGGILLNTGRNLGVYDPLKQTIQSLYSQDQLPLATSAPYLGVPQRSKFTSSEDNSALDSEILPLVPMVYEESLACYPRVGLGRWLSFC